The Parambassis ranga chromosome 14, fParRan2.1, whole genome shotgun sequence genome includes a window with the following:
- the LOC114446553 gene encoding odorant receptor 131-2-like, giving the protein MCLMSFQVLHEVMNDTYISQELPLQTSVSALLLMLPCLLFLYVNSVMAFALLRKPLLLESSRYILFGHLLFTDSLQLVVSMLLYIFAVTMVRIISYICFIVTLLAATTFKMSPLNLAVMSLERYVAICFPLRHANISTVRSTGIAIAVMWTVASLDSFMQLILFVSLENRNYSALMICTKSSVLRPQLYLTLYKSFTIMYFVLVSMIIIYTYAAIMITARSASSCVRNASKAHKTVLLHLLQLCLCLTSALFNMINSSGLLNVNAAMAIHIQYILFIGLIIFPKCLSPLLYGLRDQPFRRAFTYYFTFGLKTTIRTYPKF; this is encoded by the coding sequence ATGTGTCTGATGTCTTTCCAGGTTCTGCATGAAGTCATGAATGATACATACATTTCACAGGAGCTGCCTCTTCAGACCTCTGTCTCAGCCCTGCTGTTAATGCTGCCATGTCTTCTCTTCCTCTATGTAAACAGCGTCATGGCCTTTGCCTTGTTGAGAAAGCCTCTCTTACTGGAGTCCTCCAGATACATCCTGTTTGGTCATTTGCTCTTCACGGACTCCCTGCAGCTCGTGGTGTCTATGCTGCTGTATATCTTTGCCGTCACTATGGTCAGAATTATCAGCTATATCTGTTTTATTGTCACCCTGCTTGCTGCCACAACTTTTAAAATGTCCCCTCTGAACCTCGCTGTGATGTCTTTGGAGAGATATGTGGCAATTTGTTTTCCACTAAGGCATGCTAACATCTCTACAGTCAGGTCAACAGGTATAGCCATCGCTGTCATGTGGACAGTGGCCTCTTTGGACTCATTCATGCAGCTGATCCTGTTTGTCAGTCTGGAAAACAGAAACTACAGTGCGCTAATGATCTGCACCAAAAGCAGTGTCTTACGGCCACAGCTTTATCTTACTTTATACAAGTCCTTCACCatcatgtattttgttttggtGAGCATGATCATCATTTATACATATGCTGCCATTATGATTACTGCGAGGTCGGCTTCTTCTTGTGTCCGTAACGCTAGTAAGGCTCATAAGACAGTACTGCTGCATCTGCTCCAGCTGTGCCTGTGTCTCACCTCAGCTCTGTTCAACATGATAAACTCCAGCGGCCTGCTAAATGTGAATGCTGCCATGGCTATTCACATCCAGTACATCCTCTTTATAGGTCTAATCATTTTCCCAAAGTGTTTGAGCCCACTCTTATACGGCCTCAGAGATCAACCCTTCAGACGTGCCTTTACATACTATTTCACCTTTGGTCTGAAAACTACCATCAGGACATATCCTAAGTTTTGA
- the ppme1 gene encoding protein phosphatase methylesterase 1 isoform X1, which yields MEKQLHLNLLASRPPMAGGFQSSSKMKMGPGRKRDFSPLPWSQYFETMEDVEVENENGKDIFRIYCSGSHGPVLLLLHGGGHSALSWAVFTAVIFSRINCRVVAMDLRAHGDTKVKNPEDLSANTMAKDIGKVVEALYGENPPPIMIIGHSMGGAIAVHTATANHIPSLLGLCVIDVVEGTAMDALNSMQNFLRSRPKTFKSLENAIEWSVKSGQIRNVESARVSMGGQVKKCEEASSSPGVSKGIGEGIIEEEEEEEVEEESNKKRMKEDDHEKKESVFTWRVELSKTEKYWEGWFRGLSALFLTCPVPKLLLLAGVDRLDKDLTIGQMQGKFQMQVLPQCGHAVHEDAPEKVADALATFMVRHKFTEFKEGYLC from the exons atggagaaacagTTGCATTTGAACCTGTTAGCCTCCAGACCTCCTATGGCAGGTGGTTTTCAGTCCAGCTCCAAAATGAAAATGGG ACCTGGACGGAAAAGAGATTTCTCCCCTCTTCCCTGGAGCCAGTACTTTGAAACCATGGAAGATGTTGAGGTGGAAAATGAAAATGGCAAAGAC ATTTTCAGAATTTACTGCAGCGGCTCCCATGGTCCTGTGCTGCTTCTGCTCCATGGAGGCGGCCACTCTGCACTTTCCTGGGCAGTCTTCACT GCTGTCATTTTCAGTAGGATCAACTGCAGGGTGGTGGCTATGGATCTCAGAGCTCATG GCGACACCAAAGTGAAAAATCCTGAAGATCTCTCTGCCAACACAATGGCCAA GGACATTGGCAAAGTGGTGGAGGCTCTCTATGGAGAGAATCCACCTCCGATTATGATCATTGGACACAGCATGGGTGGTGCCATTGCAGTTCACACAGCCACTGCTAATCATATACCATCCCTGCTTGGTCTGTGTGTCATTGATGTTGTAGAGG GCACAGCAATGGATGCTTTGAACAGTATGCAGAATTTCCTCAGGAGTCGGCCAAAGACGTTTAAATCTCTGGAGAATGCCATAGAATGGAG TGTGAAGAGTGGTCAGATCCGAAACGTAGAGTCAGCCCGGGTGTCAATGGGAGGCCAAGTGAAAAA ATGTGAGGAAGCATCCAGCAGCCCAGGTGTCTCTAAAGGCATCGGTGAGGGTATtatagaagaagaggaggaggaagaagtggaAGAAGAATCCAACAAGAAGAGAATGAAGGAAGATGACCATGAG AAAAAGGAGAGTGTCTTCACCTGGCGCGTGGAACTGTctaagacagaaaaatactggGAGGGCTGGTTCAGAGGTCTGTCTGCCCTCTTCCTCACATGCCCTGTGCCAAAACTGCTCCTGCTTGCAG GAGTAGATCGGCTTGACAAAGACCTTACTATTGGACAAATGCAAG GGAAGTTTCAGATGCAGGTTCTCCCTCAGTGTGGTCATGCTGTTCATGAGGATGCACCTGAAAAA GTAGCAGATGCTCTAGCAACATTTATGGTCCGACACAAATTCACTGAGTTTAAGGAAGGATACCTGTG CTAA
- the nectin3b gene encoding nectin-3-like protein, whose protein sequence is MLPPHYYRSYLGQAALFHLLCSITGVWCSQVVVPPRVSAVLGKNVTLECRVEVGLNLTLTQSSWERRLPSGSVTVAVYNPEFGTSIPPEFINRLYFRSPSSHDATIILENVGFSDVGIYTCKVATFPLGNTQASTTVNVLVEPKVYVSAGSTALIDGGNETVVATCIAERARPPAEVSWESNLFGQSEVQLFDDINGTTSTQVRYIWQPTRHVQGHTLTCVVRHPALQSDFRIPYQLNVQFAPDISVVGYDGDWYVGRENVQMMCKANANPPAHHFRWIRLDSEMPQGVEIINSTLLFLRPLQRNDSGVYRCEVANDINLRSRDVRILIQDPPTMPSTITAPVLTGSSSSTLVDDKGHVLLSSPTLEALPESNLGSIVGGAVGGALFLLLLLSLVGVCYLRKQQTFHGNYYTKQYLGPNDLQKAPTQHELHPTKAGSSSHHRDHDREEWGDRQLKHERDRRNHSDYNGEEYPVNGYTRAMRESGRHSRQQNHHQEHTQYSSPQQARCTRYPQSPKLQGNGSPYLSDDCYDSGPDGDYVSHKDGSVISRREWYV, encoded by the exons ATGTTACCGCCTCATTATTATCGGAGTTATCTCGGACAGGCTGCCTTATTTCACCTTCTGTGCAGTATTACAG GTGTGTGGTGCAGTCAGGTGGTGGTGCCTCCGAGGGTGAGTGCCGTGCTGGGGAAGAACGTGACCTTAGAGTGCAGGGTGGAGGTTGGCTTAAACCTTACTCTCACTCAGAGTTCCTGGGAGCGCCGTCTGCCTTCTGGCTCTGTCACAGTGGCTGTCTACAACCCAGAGTTTGGCACCTCCATCCCTCCAGAGTTTATTAACCGACTGTACTTTCGCTCGCCCTCCTCTCACGATGCCACCATCATACTGGAAAACGTGGGCTTTTCTGATGTGGGGATATACACCTGTAAGGTAGCCACATTTCCTCTGGGAAACACTCAAGCCTCCACTACTGTCAATGTACTCG TGGAGCCAAAGGTCTACGTGTCTGCTGGCTCAACTGCACTGATCGATGGGGGAAATGAGACAGTGGTGGCCACCTGTATCGCTGAGCGCGCTCGACCCCCTGCTGAGGTGTCCTGGGAATCCAACCTGTTTGGCCAGTCAGAAGTGCAGCTTTTTGACGACATTAATGGCACGACCAGCACACAAGTACGCTACATCTGGCAGCCCACTCGCCACGTCCAGGGCCACACGCTTACGTGTGTGGTCCGCCACCCGGCACTGCAGAGTGACTTCAGGATCCCCTACCAGCTCAATGTGCAGT TCGCTCCTGATATCTCAGTTGTTGGATATGATGGAGACTGGTACGTAGGCCGCGAAAATGTTCAAATGATGTGCAAAGCCAATGCAAACCCACCGGCTCATCACTTCAGATGGATCAG ACTGGACAGTGAAATGCCACAAGGAGTGGAAATAATAAACAGCACGTTGCTCTTCCTGCGTCCCCTCCAGCGAAATGACTCTGGAGTTTACAGGTGTGAGGTTGCCAATGACATCAACCTCCGCAGTCGGGATGTGCGCATTCTCATACAAG ATCCTCCCACCATGCCTTCCACCATTACCGCTCCTGTCCTAaccggctcctcctcctccaccttggTGGATGATAAGGGCCATGTCCTTCTGAGCTCTCCCACACTTGAAGCCCTGCCTGAAAGTAATCTTGGTTCCATAGTGGGTGGGGCTGTGGGAGGGGCCTTATTCCTGCTGCTACTGTTGTCACTGGTTGGCGTGTGTTACCTGCGGAAACAGCAGACGTTTCACGGGAACTACTACACCAAGCAGTACCTGGGTCCCAATGATCTCCAAAAGGCTCCCACGCAGCACGAACTCCATCCTACCAAAGCTGGCAGCAGCTCCCACCATCGGGACCACGATCGAGAGGAGTGGGGAGACCGCCAGCTCAAACATGAGCGTGACCGGCGTAACCATAGCGACTATAATGGAGAAGAGTATCCCGTTAATGGGTACACCAGGGCAATGAGGGAGAGCGGTCGCCACAGCCGTCAGCAGAATCACcatcaggaacacacacagtattcTAGTCCACAGCAGGCCAGATGTACCAGATACCCCCAGTCACCTAAACTGCAGGGAAACGGCTCCCCCTACCTGTCAGATGACTGCTACGATAGTGGGCCTGATGGTGATTATGTCTCTCACAAAGACGGATCAGTCATCTCACGTAGGGAGTGGTATGTTTGA
- the ppme1 gene encoding protein phosphatase methylesterase 1 isoform X2, which translates to MEDVEVENENGKDIFRIYCSGSHGPVLLLLHGGGHSALSWAVFTAVIFSRINCRVVAMDLRAHGDTKVKNPEDLSANTMAKDIGKVVEALYGENPPPIMIIGHSMGGAIAVHTATANHIPSLLGLCVIDVVEGTAMDALNSMQNFLRSRPKTFKSLENAIEWSVKSGQIRNVESARVSMGGQVKKCEEASSSPGVSKGIGEGIIEEEEEEEVEEESNKKRMKEDDHEKKESVFTWRVELSKTEKYWEGWFRGLSALFLTCPVPKLLLLAGVDRLDKDLTIGQMQGKFQMQVLPQCGHAVHEDAPEKVADALATFMVRHKFTEFKEGYLC; encoded by the exons ATGGAAGATGTTGAGGTGGAAAATGAAAATGGCAAAGAC ATTTTCAGAATTTACTGCAGCGGCTCCCATGGTCCTGTGCTGCTTCTGCTCCATGGAGGCGGCCACTCTGCACTTTCCTGGGCAGTCTTCACT GCTGTCATTTTCAGTAGGATCAACTGCAGGGTGGTGGCTATGGATCTCAGAGCTCATG GCGACACCAAAGTGAAAAATCCTGAAGATCTCTCTGCCAACACAATGGCCAA GGACATTGGCAAAGTGGTGGAGGCTCTCTATGGAGAGAATCCACCTCCGATTATGATCATTGGACACAGCATGGGTGGTGCCATTGCAGTTCACACAGCCACTGCTAATCATATACCATCCCTGCTTGGTCTGTGTGTCATTGATGTTGTAGAGG GCACAGCAATGGATGCTTTGAACAGTATGCAGAATTTCCTCAGGAGTCGGCCAAAGACGTTTAAATCTCTGGAGAATGCCATAGAATGGAG TGTGAAGAGTGGTCAGATCCGAAACGTAGAGTCAGCCCGGGTGTCAATGGGAGGCCAAGTGAAAAA ATGTGAGGAAGCATCCAGCAGCCCAGGTGTCTCTAAAGGCATCGGTGAGGGTATtatagaagaagaggaggaggaagaagtggaAGAAGAATCCAACAAGAAGAGAATGAAGGAAGATGACCATGAG AAAAAGGAGAGTGTCTTCACCTGGCGCGTGGAACTGTctaagacagaaaaatactggGAGGGCTGGTTCAGAGGTCTGTCTGCCCTCTTCCTCACATGCCCTGTGCCAAAACTGCTCCTGCTTGCAG GAGTAGATCGGCTTGACAAAGACCTTACTATTGGACAAATGCAAG GGAAGTTTCAGATGCAGGTTCTCCCTCAGTGTGGTCATGCTGTTCATGAGGATGCACCTGAAAAA GTAGCAGATGCTCTAGCAACATTTATGGTCCGACACAAATTCACTGAGTTTAAGGAAGGATACCTGTG CTAA